Proteins from a single region of Bremerella sp. JC817:
- the hisD gene encoding histidinol dehydrogenase, which produces MDLKSQIAWIDTRHDDVDTQLQQVRDKLSPKGDVVSEAGRRRTIEVFGEPLSPQQVVQRICADVESRGLAAVLEYGQKLDGKQLYATTIRVSEEELRLAHEAADPEFLATIRSIRENILRFQSAILHKDVEVPIEHGGRLRHRYAPLKRVGICVPGGAAAYPSTVLMTAVPAMAAGVEELAVIAPPTPFGSYNLDLLATCVEIGVKEVYRVGGAHGVAALAYGVEGIPKVQKIVGPGNLFVALAKKHVFGEVDIDSIAGPSEVVVVADSTAKPEYIAADMLAQAEHSPGSSVLISWDEQLIDAALTELEKQVAVLERCDLTVQSLIDFGAVILTKNEAEACRIATDLAPEHLHIATQDSEATAEKILTAGATFLGNFTPVALGDYAAGPSHVLPTGATAHWASGLSANDFLRSRSVIHFTEDGLKAIAPLVTTLADKEGLTAHKRSVTIRTETE; this is translated from the coding sequence GGTCCGTGACAAGCTGAGCCCTAAAGGGGATGTCGTCAGCGAAGCGGGACGTCGTCGGACGATCGAAGTCTTTGGCGAACCGCTGAGTCCTCAGCAGGTCGTCCAGCGGATCTGCGCTGATGTCGAAAGCCGCGGCCTGGCAGCCGTGCTCGAGTACGGACAGAAGCTCGATGGTAAGCAGCTTTATGCCACCACCATTCGGGTTTCGGAAGAAGAACTGCGGCTGGCCCACGAAGCGGCAGATCCTGAGTTCCTGGCTACGATCCGCAGCATTCGCGAAAACATCCTTCGCTTCCAGTCGGCCATTCTGCACAAAGACGTCGAAGTGCCCATTGAACATGGCGGTCGACTACGACATCGCTATGCTCCGCTTAAGCGAGTGGGCATCTGTGTTCCTGGCGGTGCGGCTGCGTATCCTTCGACGGTCTTGATGACCGCGGTGCCAGCGATGGCGGCCGGTGTCGAAGAACTCGCCGTGATCGCTCCTCCGACTCCGTTCGGTTCGTACAATCTTGATCTGCTGGCGACCTGCGTCGAAATCGGCGTGAAGGAAGTTTACCGCGTCGGTGGTGCCCATGGCGTCGCCGCGTTGGCCTATGGCGTCGAAGGCATCCCGAAGGTTCAAAAGATTGTCGGTCCTGGCAATCTGTTTGTCGCCTTGGCCAAGAAGCATGTCTTCGGCGAGGTCGACATCGACTCGATCGCCGGCCCGAGCGAAGTGGTTGTTGTCGCGGACTCGACTGCCAAGCCAGAATATATTGCCGCCGACATGTTGGCTCAGGCCGAACATTCTCCTGGCAGCAGCGTCTTAATTAGCTGGGACGAACAACTGATCGACGCCGCGTTAACCGAACTGGAAAAGCAGGTCGCCGTTTTGGAACGCTGCGACCTGACGGTTCAAAGCCTGATCGACTTTGGTGCCGTGATCCTGACCAAGAACGAAGCCGAAGCTTGCCGCATCGCCACCGACCTGGCGCCAGAGCATTTGCACATCGCCACGCAAGACAGCGAAGCGACCGCCGAAAAGATTCTCACCGCCGGAGCGACCTTCCTGGGTAACTTCACCCCGGTCGCTTTGGGTGACTATGCCGCGGGGCCATCGCACGTGCTTCCGACAGGAGCAACAGCTCACTGGGCCAGCGGCCTATCGGCCAACGACTTCCTTCGCTCGCGCAGCGTAATCCACTTCACCGAAGATGGCCTGAAGGCGATCGCCCCACTGGTTACGACGTTGGCCGATAAAGAAGGCCTAACCGCGCACAAACGCAGTGTGACCATTCGCACCGAAACCGAATAA
- the hisC gene encoding histidinol-phosphate transaminase, with the protein MGYFRPEIEAIAGYKPGEQPQGGKFIKLNTNENPYPASPKVAEAIRARLDQGLEKYPDPIGTAFRIRAAEVLGVEPDWILCGNGSDDILTILTRGFVGDGQWLRLPTPSYILYKTLADIQGADSEEIQFNDDWTLPESFGTASNHLKLAFLPNPNSPSGTVVPKDQLRAIADSLPCPLLIDEAYADFADDNCIDLVRENEKIMVSRTLSKSYALAGLRFGFLVAQPQMIEQLMKVKDSYNCDALALAGAIAAIDDQKWVAENKAKVVATRARMTSRLRSLGFTVPDSQANFVWATRPGVKLKPIYEFLKANHVLIRYMQYPGITEGIRISVGTDGQSDVCLDLIEQYLQQNP; encoded by the coding sequence ATGGGCTATTTTCGTCCTGAAATCGAAGCCATCGCCGGTTACAAGCCTGGGGAACAACCGCAAGGCGGCAAGTTCATCAAGCTGAACACCAACGAGAACCCTTACCCTGCGTCGCCGAAAGTTGCCGAAGCGATTCGTGCTCGACTCGACCAGGGACTTGAGAAGTATCCCGACCCAATCGGTACCGCGTTTCGCATTCGTGCGGCGGAAGTGCTGGGGGTCGAGCCTGACTGGATTTTGTGCGGCAACGGAAGCGACGACATCCTGACCATCCTGACACGAGGGTTCGTCGGCGATGGCCAGTGGCTCCGCTTGCCAACGCCAAGTTACATCCTCTACAAGACGCTCGCTGACATTCAGGGAGCCGACAGCGAAGAGATTCAGTTCAACGACGATTGGACGCTGCCGGAATCGTTTGGCACGGCCAGCAATCATTTGAAGCTGGCGTTTCTGCCGAACCCGAACAGTCCGAGCGGAACAGTCGTTCCTAAAGATCAACTGCGAGCGATCGCGGACTCGCTCCCCTGCCCTTTACTGATCGACGAAGCGTACGCCGATTTCGCCGACGACAACTGCATCGACCTGGTTCGTGAAAACGAAAAGATCATGGTCTCGCGAACGCTCAGCAAATCGTACGCGTTGGCCGGTCTGCGGTTTGGTTTTCTGGTGGCCCAGCCCCAGATGATCGAACAACTGATGAAGGTCAAAGACAGCTACAACTGCGATGCCCTCGCGCTCGCTGGTGCGATCGCTGCGATCGACGATCAGAAGTGGGTTGCCGAGAACAAAGCGAAGGTGGTGGCCACGCGTGCCCGGATGACCAGCCGGCTCCGTTCGCTTGGTTTCACGGTGCCTGATTCTCAGGCCAACTTCGTCTGGGCGACGCGACCAGGCGTCAAACTCAAACCGATTTATGAATTCCTCAAGGCGAACCATGTGCTGATCAGATACATGCAGTACCCCGGTATCACCGAAGGAATTCGCATCTCGGTCGGTACCGACGGCCAATCCGACGTATGCTTGGACTTGATCGAGCAATATCTCCAGCAGAATCCGTAA
- the hisB gene encoding imidazoleglycerol-phosphate dehydratase HisB, whose product MTRIAKIERDTTETQIKLEMNLDGSGNFSGSTGVGFFDHMLQLFTRHGCFDLKVEVNGDLHVDQHHTVEDTGICIGQAIRHSIGDKKGIRRYGHFTLPMEETLCSTVWDLSGRYYLVFNAQFTTAKIGDFDTELVEDFWQALAANALCNFHVNIHYGRNNHHISEAIFKCAARSLRMAVEHDPRSPGVPSTKGTLNS is encoded by the coding sequence ATGACCCGCATTGCCAAAATCGAACGCGACACGACCGAAACCCAGATCAAGCTCGAGATGAATCTCGACGGCTCCGGCAACTTCTCGGGCTCGACCGGCGTTGGCTTCTTCGACCACATGCTGCAGTTGTTCACGCGGCACGGTTGTTTCGACTTGAAGGTCGAAGTGAACGGTGACCTGCACGTCGACCAGCATCACACGGTAGAAGACACCGGCATTTGCATCGGTCAGGCCATTCGCCATTCGATTGGCGATAAGAAGGGAATTCGGCGTTACGGTCACTTCACGCTGCCGATGGAAGAAACGCTGTGCAGCACGGTGTGGGACCTGAGCGGGCGATATTACCTGGTGTTCAACGCACAGTTCACAACCGCCAAGATTGGTGACTTCGATACCGAACTGGTGGAAGACTTTTGGCAAGCCTTGGCCGCCAATGCGTTGTGTAACTTCCACGTCAACATCCACTACGGCCGCAATAATCACCACATCTCCGAAGCGATCTTCAAGTGTGCGGCGCGCAGCTTGCGGATGGCAGTCGAACACGATCCACGTTCCCCTGGCGTGCCCAGCACCAAGGGAACGTTGAATTCGTAA
- a CDS encoding M60 family metallopeptidase, with the protein MELRQLLGRALIACLWLGMGAASVDAATDAELQKAIQGEKLTEEEYSSLRKAVEKEARSGFTSDGLMKELMGKLKEVPAVEIGPEKENQFRVREHTLIALRMIVEAELAGKVLPPDQLQKHPSSDKFPGMIPKHAKPEMQVVEIDGNSYRWQSTGLYAPPGEVIHVTIPEEYVDAGWKLRIGANSTYIDTPRHSKLNRFPRIDRVFDMKKRTTAAACSFGGLVYIELPTPKAKTFLSKDSDIYDLVDHYDPPPKKPVSVRFTNVLKAPRYVHGETDIHQWRTEIRSYPAPYAEIGSDKVIFMMPSHLIRRFDTPDLAMEKWNQLIDAMSELSGRPKTKPFPHRFLIDAHVNWGAAFASYPINAPISWSNEIIRGEPGWGHAHELGHLHQHRVFTYQGTGEVTVNVFASYALEQVLGHPHERSTRESVVANAAKYLERPLEERNWMTVNGALFERLAFYLILSHELGWEPYKQVFREYRELPLDQHPKSDVDRASDFLVRMSRATNRNLGPYFVEWGVQVNQTALDEVKSLPAWESEMMKEARGK; encoded by the coding sequence ATGGAACTGAGACAACTTTTGGGGCGTGCGTTGATCGCATGTCTGTGGCTAGGCATGGGGGCGGCATCGGTCGATGCGGCTACCGATGCAGAACTGCAAAAGGCGATTCAAGGCGAGAAGCTGACGGAGGAAGAGTACTCGTCACTGCGCAAAGCGGTCGAGAAAGAGGCCCGATCTGGCTTCACTTCTGATGGCTTGATGAAGGAGTTGATGGGCAAGCTCAAGGAAGTGCCTGCGGTAGAAATTGGTCCTGAAAAGGAAAACCAGTTCCGCGTTCGCGAGCATACCCTGATTGCCCTGCGAATGATTGTCGAAGCAGAACTGGCCGGCAAAGTCTTGCCGCCGGATCAGCTTCAAAAGCATCCTTCGTCCGACAAGTTCCCCGGCATGATTCCGAAGCATGCCAAGCCAGAGATGCAGGTCGTCGAGATCGATGGGAACTCTTATCGCTGGCAAAGCACGGGGCTGTATGCACCACCGGGGGAAGTGATCCACGTCACGATTCCTGAAGAGTATGTCGATGCCGGTTGGAAACTGCGAATCGGGGCGAACAGTACCTACATCGATACGCCGCGTCACTCGAAGCTGAATCGCTTCCCCCGAATCGATCGCGTCTTCGATATGAAAAAACGAACGACCGCCGCCGCGTGTTCGTTTGGCGGGCTGGTCTACATCGAATTGCCAACGCCCAAGGCGAAGACCTTCCTGTCGAAGGACAGCGATATCTATGATCTGGTCGATCACTACGATCCGCCGCCCAAGAAGCCGGTCTCGGTACGTTTCACGAATGTGCTGAAGGCGCCACGTTATGTGCATGGCGAGACCGACATTCATCAATGGCGAACCGAAATTCGTAGCTATCCAGCTCCGTATGCCGAGATCGGTAGCGACAAGGTGATCTTCATGATGCCGTCGCATTTGATCCGTCGGTTCGATACGCCGGACCTGGCGATGGAAAAGTGGAATCAATTGATCGATGCGATGAGCGAGTTGTCGGGACGTCCAAAAACGAAGCCGTTTCCGCATCGCTTTTTGATCGATGCCCATGTGAACTGGGGAGCGGCCTTCGCCAGCTACCCGATCAATGCACCGATTTCCTGGTCAAATGAGATCATTCGAGGCGAGCCGGGCTGGGGACATGCCCATGAACTGGGCCATTTGCATCAGCATCGTGTGTTCACGTATCAGGGGACCGGCGAGGTGACCGTGAACGTGTTTGCATCGTACGCCCTCGAGCAAGTGTTGGGGCACCCGCACGAACGCTCGACGCGTGAATCGGTGGTTGCCAACGCGGCCAAGTATCTCGAACGACCTTTGGAAGAACGCAACTGGATGACCGTCAACGGCGCGTTGTTCGAGCGTCTGGCGTTCTATCTGATTCTGTCGCACGAACTCGGCTGGGAACCTTACAAGCAGGTCTTCCGCGAGTACCGCGAACTGCCGTTGGATCAGCATCCGAAGTCCGACGTTGATCGGGCCAGCGATTTCCTGGTGAGGATGTCGCGGGCAACGAATCGCAACCTGGGACCTTACTTTGTCGAGTGGGGCGTGCAGGTCAACCAGACGGCTTTGGACGAAGTGAAGTCGCTGCCGGCCTGGGAATCGGAGATGATGAAAGAAGCTCGGGGCAAATAA